Genomic DNA from Hordeum vulgare subsp. vulgare chromosome 2H, MorexV3_pseudomolecules_assembly, whole genome shotgun sequence:
cttttcttgaattggtcgccaattcaaaaataatatttaaacccgttcgaaatataaaaaatattcatgatttttagtaaatgtttttaaattgtaaaaaatgttctcgattttaaaattgtttccatatttgtaaaattgctcacgaaagatctaatgtatgtaattaaacattaatgcttctaagtctttgtgacaatatacctgtgtgaattttaaagaattaattgttggatggatcgaattattattgtatgtttgctaaaaaaatcttgaaatttaaataaatctttgagttatcaAGATTTTTGACTACCATGATACATATTTTTtggaaatgtaaagattgcttcaacttgtgaataaatttaaaagaagaaacattttcttgcatttgtgcataaaattttaaaaccaaacgatgatatatgaacataatgtggttaccatcattgaagattatgtttttttcttcCCTAGCAACGCACGGGTAATTTTGCtagtaaataaaaatgaaaattaaacgGGGGAGAAAGAAAACGGGCACATGTTGGAATATGCACCGTGTGTTTATTCTGCCAACGGCAAGGAATCAATACCAAATGAATATCTAGGAATCGATCGGGAAGCAAAGGAACACATGATGCCTCCTTTGGGTTGTAGGATGATCAGAAAGCCGGGAACTCGATCCTGTTGCCGCAGGGCCTGCCGCCGGGCTGGACGGGGCAGTCGACGAAGCGCGAGGCGTCGGCGTGGACGCAGAAGTAGAGCTGGAACAGCTGGCTGTTGCCGGACTCGTCGCGGTTGCAGTCGACGTGAGGCGCGAACCCCGTCCCCTCCTGGATGGCGCCCTTGATGGCGCCCAGCGTGTAGTAGCCGCCGTCGGGGGAGATGCCCGCGGTGGCGAGGGCGTCGAGGACGCGGAGCTGGTCGCGGAGGCGGAGGGCGGTCTGGAAGTAGCCGTGCTCGTCGAAGAGGTTCTGCGCGCAGGTGCCGTGCTTCTCCCACTCGTGCGCCCAGAACCGGAGGCCGTCGTTGGTCGGGCACGCCAGCGTCGGCCAGCTGCTGCGCAGGCTGCTCAGGAGGTCGCTCACCTGCACGCAGCATACAGTAGTATTTCTGGTCACTTCATTTTAATTGTGTGGTGCATGTGGTGCAAGAAGGAACAACAGTGCGTGCACGCAAGGTCATTCCAACATACTCCTCCTTGCACGCAAGGAACAACAGTGAGTACTTACAGTAGTTTGAATTGTTTTTCGTTTCAACCagagacaaaaacaaaaacaagatggagaagaaggggcTGACCTTGGAGGGGTCGAAGGCGCTGTCGGGGTTGCAGTTCTGCGGGTAGGACCCATCTTCGCGGTTGGGCCAGAGCCCGTGGATCCCGAAGTCCGCCGCTGGCTTCCCGGACCGCGGGTAGCAGCAGCTCTGCTTGGTGTCGCAGTACGACCCCGGCcactgcacacacacacacacacacacaccaaggcCAACCGCCCGCACCAACCATCAGCAACAAGCACGTACAGCACGTCTCGGCAAGGCTGCAAGCCAACCACACGCGCACTCACCTGCAGCACGAGGTAGAAGAAATCGTAGGCCGCCTGTTTCCTGCTCTCCTGCGCTGCCGCACAGCCGACGCCGAGGGCGATCAGGAGGGCCAGGGAGCACTGCAACTTCATGGCTCTGGATGTCTTTGCTGCACTCGGATTGATGGGTCTTGGGGGTGCGATGGAAGCCCCTGTTGGCCTTGTGGATTTATAGGCTGCGTTGATGTCCATCTACTCTACGGCAAATGCCAGGTTTGCGGGACGTGCATTCCAAGGAGcgattttattgcttgcacttttAGGCTTGCGGGGATGTCAGAGATGGAAGCACTGGCTGTGGGTGGCAAGGTGTGCAAGGCAAGCAGCCGAACCAATTGCAGAATTCACGGGTCCATCCATCTTCGTTCAGTGTGCAGTGCACTGGTGTGGGTAATTTGCTTTTCATTTTATACTCGAATACGCACAACATGCATAATCATATTATTATAGGATGCATCGTATTACAGTAACAACTCGTCAATTCTTTTACAACAGTGCTCTGGGCTGGGGCGTCGGTCAAAATTTTGGGCCGGCCGCGCGTGGACAGCCCGATCCGTCAGCTGCACGCGGGCCGCAccgttagatcttcatgcaatAAAATTTCTCGATGCAACAAAGTTCGTTCACGATGCAATAATTTTCGTCCACGGTTGCAATATAAATgtagttgtagcaaaaaaaaaatcaacgtgGTCGTAACAAAAATACGAAGCTGATGATgtgtggtagcaaaacaaaataagggttgtagcaaaacaatccggtgaactcgggttgcaactctcgcgaacgtgtatgcaacttttttgatgaacggttgcagcaaaaaatgataccgATTGTAGCGAAAATTAACACGGTTATAGCAAAAACACGGATTGTAGCGAATAATCCGACGAACtaaagttgcaaccaaacgtatatgcaactttttagtGGACAAATGTAGCAAATTTGGACATCGGTTGTATGGGGAAAATGTTGCATGGCCATACGTGCGAGGCTCGTGGGCAGCGAACGACCGGCGCGTTGCTTCCGCCGGCGTGTCGATTCCATTCTTTTATGACCGACATTTCGTATTGGGTCATTCCTCAAGTATAAGAGAAACTCTAGCAGAGTGGTCGGATCTGTACTATCGACGTAATAACTGATATTATAACCATACATGATAATTCATGTGTAAATAAAGATAGCAAACTACTAAAACGTACAAGAAATCTCAATGAACAAATATTGCTTCTTTTTTTACGATGCTACGGCGGGCTTACGTTGGCCTGAATCATATTTTTAGTAAAATCAAGCACATATACATAGGAAGGGAGTTGGAGGGAGGGTGGAGGGTACAAAGCATTTAGGTTACAATCTCCAAGATAAGTGAAACAACATGGTACACCAATCCCGAAGGAGGATCATGGCCTGCTCATTTGAGCACCTGTTAGACCAAAGCATGATGTCATCCGCCACCGAGTGAGCGATGAGGTGGATGGGTAGCAGATCCCTCATGAAAAGCTTTGCATTTCTTCTTTTCCAGATATTCCAGAGGATAGCAATGATGATCGTGGAACGAGTCTTGTTGGCAAGGTGCGATCACCAAAGATCTTGGAAGTCCGTTGGCGGTGAAGGAGACAGCGAGGTCAGCTCTTGCCAAAGGGGGCGTAGATGGCTACAATGTAAGAATAGGTGACATGTTGATTCTGGAGCTGGGCAAAACGGGCAGCTGCTCGAGTGTGTTAACCCCCTGTTGAAGCGTCTTTCTTTCGTGAAGAGGCGATTTTTGCATGCAAGCCAGAGGATAATTTTGCATCTATTGGGTGCATAGTTCTTCGAGATGGTCGGGGCGAAGTGGTCAATGGGTTTGTTGATCCAGACAGCCTTGTACGCAGAGTTGCAAGTCAGAGGCAGGCTTACCATCGATACGTCCCATCCATGTGTTCTGTACCTGCACATTCAAGGAGACAGTTGGCAGCAAAGTATGCAGATTATCGAGTTCAAGGTCGGCGGCATGAGAGATTCTCGGAGCTAAGTCAAGCTGCAACTCCGGAATGCTGAGCTCACGTGCAACAGTGGCTGAAGGCCGAAGAGAGTGTGAGAAAGTAGCGGGAAAGGTTGTTGCAAGATTTTGGGTGTGATTGGGGACCCAAAGATCAAGCCACAAGGCAGCAGTCGTACCATTGCCAATATGCACCATAGTTATCGACCGGAAGAAATATATCCCCTCGCGATGTCCCGCCAAACATAGGACTCAAAAGGGTGAGTAGTGTCCAGGCCACGAGAATCTGACCAACCATAGTTGGCCGTAAGGTGAGAGATGCTTGAAGATGGGACGACTGAGTGAAGTTTATGCAAGTGAGAGAGGAGTAAGCAAGAGTTTAAGTGTTGCAAAGAAGAAAATCCTAGACCCCCTCGAGAGAACAGCGCACACACAAAATCCCAAGCCACTttacactgacccccgacacttTGTCTTGACCCCGCCAAAAAAAGGCCCGGCGGCATTTATCGATTTCCTGGACTATGCCCATGGGCAGCAAGAGAGCAGTTATGGCATAGATAGGTAAAGCACTAAGAACTTCCTGAACCAGGATTGCGCGACCGGCTATGGTTAGAAGCACGCCTCGCCAACCCGCAAGACGCCAGTCAATCttgttgatgatgaagaagaagtccTTAATGTTTAGTTTGTGGGTGGATAAAGGTAGACCTATGTAGGATTGGGGGAAGGAAGCTACCGAACACCCAAAAATAGATGCTAGATTAGAGGATAGGCCATGTTCCACACGAATAGGAACAAAAGTGCTCTTATGGAAATTAATCATCAATCGAGTGACATTTGAGAACTCAAGAAAGATAGATTTTAGCATTTGAAGTTGTCACTCGTCCGCTTCCAGAATAATAAGATTGTCGTTGGCGTATTGAAGCATCGGGCAGGGGATTGTCGAATTGATGGGTGCGCAAGATATTGCTTTGTTTGCATCAGCTACATATCTAGAGGGGAACTTGGGACAGTTATAGTGAGTCTGTTTtcgtcaaagtgaagcatatacgTGCCAATTTAGTTGAGTGAAATGCATAAAATCATCACAATAGTGTCATGATAt
This window encodes:
- the LOC123430111 gene encoding ribonuclease 3-like, whose product is MKLQCSLALLIALGVGCAAAQESRKQAAYDFFYLVLQWPGSYCDTKQSCCYPRSGKPAADFGIHGLWPNREDGSYPQNCNPDSAFDPSKVSDLLSSLRSSWPTLACPTNDGLRFWAHEWEKHGTCAQNLFDEHGYFQTALRLRDQLRVLDALATAGISPDGGYYTLGAIKGAIQEGTGFAPHVDCNRDESGNSQLFQLYFCVHADASRFVDCPVQPGGRPCGNRIEFPAF